One genomic window of Penaeus chinensis breed Huanghai No. 1 chromosome 35, ASM1920278v2, whole genome shotgun sequence includes the following:
- the LOC125044101 gene encoding uncharacterized protein LOC125044101, translating into MTQVSLSPFRDSYRESLADRRSTLLALIMNTLPVFLCLLGLVAFASSSRVYGKCDFEGEDDMCGLGGSHKFTQGHGRPSMNVNAMDSGYTGSGYLLLTGYNSESRLESPTLTATVGDETVSFAYFLNGEGERDSYIRLYSRVDGVDSLIWEAVNKENRWEYVTVELNVTVGHMFQVVWKARADRNIWTTQHTWLGLDAIEIVNEGGANKCFRPPPVQYANPWSCSSKAQYVLRPDLKEELSDGTICTTSCLSGFLAQGEPILTCNNGQWTENDGIVFMCIDGEAPEFHTCPSAVNVTTPFGWGSLWYTITPPAVSDNTNAWVLELFVDDVQQTDTTVTATLTPGNYNVKFVATDFNYNMDSCSYTVTVSPGDQNPPTVIQCPNSQSVESSSPLAVGWPDPIFYDDSGYIAKVESTYDPNTIMAWGRHEVVYTAYDNSSNTATCSFTVTVKGVPCNTLSLPTFGALVCHDSYSGRFCVSMCGEDGDFQVSSELTVPNDYLCSTSGNWFPYEVIYNCVGAYGETPIKGPEFYFSGACNETSTQNAMKSQALTIFNVADTDPILGDDLTPNDFYVTCGPRL; encoded by the exons atgacccaggtcagtctcagtcctttcagagactCCTACCGagagagtcttgccgaccgccggag TACCCTTCTGGCGCTCATCATGAATACTCTACCAGTTTTTCTCTGCCTTTTGGGGCTCGTCGCCTTTGCCTCTTCTTCCCGCGTCTATG GCAAGTGCGACTTCGAGGGCGAGGACGACATGTGCGGCCTCGGAGGCTCCCACAAATTCACTCAAGGCCACGGCAGACCCTCAATGAACGTGAACGCTATGGATTCGGGCTACACAGGGTCGGGCTACTTGCTCCTCACAGGCTACAACTCGGAGAGCAGACTCGAGAGCCCGACGCTGACCGCGACCGTCGGCGACGAGACGGTCAGCTTCGCCTATTTCCTCAacggcgaaggagagagggactcGTACATCCGCCTCTACTCCCGCGTCGACGGCGTGGACAGCCTCATCTGGGAGGCCGTGAACAAGGAAAACCGATGGGAATACGTCACCGTCGAACTCAACGTCACGGTGGGACACATGTTCCAGGTCGTCTGGAAGGCTCGCGCTGACAGGAACATCTGGACGACGCAACACACCTGGCTTGGCTTGGACGCCATCGAGATCGTGAACGAAGGAGGCGCTAACAAGTGCTTCAGACCGCCGCCCGTGCAGTACGCCAACCCTTGGTCCTGCTCCAGCAAGGCCCAGTATGTTCTCAG ACCTGACCTGAAGGAGGAACTTTCCGACGGCACCATCTGTACCACCAGCTGTCTCAGCGGCTTCCTAGCTCAGGGAGAGCCTATTCTCACCTGCAACAACGGGCAATGGACTGAAAATGATGGAATAGTCTTCATGTGTATAG ACGGCGAGGCGCCCGAGTTCCACACGTGCCCGTCAGCCGTCAACGTCACCACGCCCTTCGGCTGGGGCTCCCTGTGGTACACGATCACGCCCCCGGCGGTGTCCGACAACACCAACGCTTGGGTCCTGGAG CTGTTCGTGGACGACGTGCAGCAAACAGATACCACCGTGACTGCTACTCTGACTCCcggaaattataatgttaaattcGTTGCTACGGATTTCAACTACAACATGGACTCTTGCAGCTACACCGTCACTGTCTCTCCCGGAG ACCAGAATCCACCCACGGTCATTCAGTGCCCGAATTCGCAGTCAGTCGAGAGCTCGTCGCCCCTCGCGGTTGGCTGGCCGGATCCCATTTTCTATGACGATTCGGGATACATTGCGAAG GTGGAGAGCACTTACGACCCCAACACGATCATGGCGTGGGGCCGGCACGAGGTCGTCTATACGGCCTACGACAACTCGTCCAACACAGCCACCTGCTCCTTCACCGTGACAGTGAAGGGCGTCCCTTGCAACACCCTCTCCCTGCCCACCTTCGGCGCCCTCGTCTGCCACGACAGCTACTCCGGCCGCTTCTGCGTGTCGATGTGTGGCGAGGATGGGGACTTCCAGGTCTCGTCTGAGCTCACCGTGCCCAATGACTACCTCTGCTCCACCTCGGGCAACTGGTTCCCCTACGAAGTCATCTACAACTGCGTCGGCGCTTACGGCGAGACTCCCATCAAGGGCCCTGAGTTCTATTTCTCCGGCGCCTGCAACGAGACCTCCACGCAAAACGCCATGAAGAGCCAGGCGCTGACGATCTTCAACGTGGCTGACACCGACCCTATCCTGGGCGATGACCTGACGCCTAATGACTTCTACGTCACTTGCGGGCCCAGGCTTTAG